In one Massilia endophytica genomic region, the following are encoded:
- a CDS encoding efflux RND transporter permease subunit, producing MSPSAPFIQRPVATSLLMLAIVLAGLVGFRFLPLSALPQVDFPTIQVQTLYPGASPEVMGQTVTAPLERQFGQMSGLQRMSSTSAAGVSIITLQFGLGQTLDVAEQEVQAAINAGGSLLPTDLPAPPVYAKVNPADAPVLTLAITSDTMPLTEVQNLVNTRLALKISQVSGVGLVTLNGGQRPAVRIQADTLALASYGLGLDTLRTAITAANANSAKGSFDGPTRSFTINANDQLLTANDYKTMIVAYRNGAPVRLHDVAQVVDSAENVKLGAWSGLKPAIILNVQRQPGANVIATVDAIKARLPELQASLPGAVRVDVLSDRTNGIRASVEHVEMELVLAVVLVVLVIFFFLHSVRATVIASLAVPISLIGTFGVMYLLGYSLNNLSLMALTIATGFVVDDAIVMIENIARYIEAGETPMAAALKGATQIGFTIISLTVSLIAVLIPLLFMGDVVGRLFREFAVTLSITILISAVVSLTLVPMMSARWLMSHKDEKPGSMGARIQRFFDKVIHKYDSSLQWVLGRQGLTLAVALATLLLTVLLYVLIQKGLFPTQNTGQLQARIETAQAVSYSRMAELQQQAARAILEDPEVDTLSSIVGVDAANNTMLHTGTMLINLKRDRGDQDEIMERLRRRVSDIAGVSIFLQPTQDLTIDAETGPTQYRVSIEGADTASVTEWANKLAAQMATKKQLRNVVSDAGATGAAAYISIDRDTASRLSITAAAIDDALYSAFGQRIVSTIFTETNQYRVILEAHPGILSTPESLGNLQIRTGSGKPTPLSAVASISEKPAPLQITHVAQYPATTLGFDTANGVALGKAVDAIREAAHEINMPGSVTMTFLGAAGAYQNSLTNQLWLILAAVICVYIVLGVLYESYIHPLTILSTLPSAGVGALLALMISGQDLGVIGIIGIILLIGIVKKNAIMMIDFAIEAEREEGKPPRDAIHQAALLRFRPILMTTLAALFAAVPLMLGWGEGAELRRPLGLAIFGGLIVSQMLTLYTTPVIYLGFDRLGQRWGRGRNRARSPDGAGP from the coding sequence ATGAGCCCGTCCGCCCCGTTCATCCAGCGCCCGGTAGCCACATCGCTGCTGATGCTGGCGATCGTGCTGGCTGGGCTGGTAGGTTTCAGGTTCCTGCCGTTGTCCGCGCTGCCGCAGGTGGACTTCCCCACCATCCAGGTGCAAACGCTGTATCCCGGCGCCAGCCCCGAAGTGATGGGGCAGACGGTCACCGCGCCCCTGGAGCGCCAGTTCGGCCAGATGTCCGGCCTGCAGCGCATGAGCTCCACCAGCGCGGCCGGGGTCTCCATCATTACGCTGCAATTCGGCCTGGGCCAGACGCTGGACGTGGCGGAACAGGAAGTGCAGGCCGCCATCAATGCGGGCGGCTCGCTGCTGCCGACCGACCTGCCCGCGCCGCCGGTGTACGCCAAGGTCAACCCGGCCGATGCGCCGGTGCTCACGCTGGCCATCACTTCGGACACCATGCCGCTTACCGAAGTGCAGAACCTCGTGAACACGCGGCTGGCGCTGAAGATCAGCCAGGTGAGCGGTGTCGGCCTCGTCACGCTGAACGGCGGGCAGCGTCCGGCGGTGCGCATCCAGGCGGATACGCTGGCCCTCGCGAGCTACGGCCTGGGTCTCGACACCCTGCGCACGGCCATCACGGCAGCCAATGCCAACAGCGCAAAGGGCAGCTTCGACGGGCCCACGCGCTCCTTCACCATCAACGCCAACGACCAGCTGCTCACGGCAAACGACTACAAGACCATGATCGTCGCCTACCGCAACGGCGCCCCGGTGCGCCTGCATGATGTGGCGCAGGTGGTGGACAGCGCGGAGAACGTGAAGCTCGGCGCATGGTCCGGCCTGAAACCCGCCATCATCCTGAACGTGCAGCGGCAGCCGGGCGCCAACGTCATTGCCACGGTCGATGCGATCAAGGCGCGCCTGCCGGAACTGCAGGCCAGCCTGCCGGGCGCCGTCCGGGTGGATGTGCTGAGCGACCGCACCAACGGCATCCGCGCTTCGGTGGAGCACGTGGAAATGGAGCTGGTGCTGGCCGTGGTGCTGGTGGTGCTGGTGATCTTCTTCTTCCTGCACAGCGTGCGCGCGACCGTCATTGCCAGCCTTGCCGTGCCGATTTCGCTGATCGGCACCTTCGGGGTAATGTACCTGCTGGGCTACAGCCTGAACAACCTGAGCCTGATGGCGCTCACCATCGCCACCGGCTTTGTCGTGGACGACGCCATCGTCATGATCGAGAACATCGCGCGCTATATCGAGGCGGGCGAAACGCCGATGGCGGCGGCGCTCAAGGGCGCGACCCAGATCGGCTTCACCATCATTTCCTTGACGGTGTCCCTGATCGCGGTGCTGATTCCGCTGCTGTTCATGGGCGACGTGGTAGGCCGGCTGTTCCGCGAGTTCGCGGTGACGCTGTCGATCACCATCCTTATCTCCGCGGTGGTGTCGCTGACGCTGGTGCCCATGATGTCCGCGCGCTGGCTCATGAGCCACAAGGACGAGAAGCCGGGCAGCATGGGCGCGCGCATCCAGCGCTTCTTCGACAAGGTGATCCACAAGTACGACAGCTCCCTGCAGTGGGTGCTGGGGCGCCAGGGCCTGACCCTGGCCGTGGCGCTGGCCACGCTGCTGCTGACGGTGCTGCTCTACGTCCTGATCCAGAAGGGATTGTTCCCAACGCAGAATACGGGCCAGCTCCAGGCGCGCATCGAGACCGCGCAGGCGGTGTCCTACAGCCGCATGGCGGAGCTGCAGCAGCAGGCGGCCAGGGCCATCCTGGAAGATCCCGAGGTGGATACGCTCAGCTCCATCGTGGGCGTGGACGCGGCCAACAACACCATGCTGCACACGGGCACGATGCTCATCAACCTGAAGCGCGACCGGGGCGATCAGGACGAAATCATGGAACGCCTGCGCAGGCGCGTGAGCGATATCGCGGGCGTGAGCATCTTCCTCCAGCCCACGCAGGATCTCACCATCGACGCGGAAACCGGGCCGACCCAGTACCGGGTGTCTATCGAAGGTGCGGATACGGCCTCCGTCACGGAGTGGGCGAACAAGCTGGCGGCGCAGATGGCGACGAAGAAGCAGCTTCGCAACGTGGTGTCCGACGCGGGAGCGACTGGCGCGGCCGCCTACATCAGCATCGACCGCGACACGGCATCGCGCCTGTCCATCACAGCGGCAGCCATCGACGATGCGCTGTACAGCGCCTTCGGCCAGCGCATCGTGTCCACCATCTTCACGGAGACCAACCAGTACCGCGTGATCCTGGAGGCGCATCCCGGCATTCTCAGCACGCCCGAGTCGCTGGGCAATCTTCAGATCCGCACCGGCAGCGGCAAGCCGACGCCCCTGTCGGCGGTGGCGTCCATCAGCGAGAAGCCCGCGCCGCTGCAGATCACCCACGTGGCCCAGTATCCCGCGACGACGCTTGGCTTCGACACGGCCAATGGCGTGGCCCTGGGCAAGGCGGTCGACGCCATCCGCGAGGCGGCGCATGAGATCAACATGCCGGGCTCCGTGACCATGACCTTCCTCGGCGCGGCGGGTGCCTACCAGAACTCGCTCACCAACCAGCTCTGGCTGATCCTGGCCGCCGTGATCTGCGTGTACATCGTGCTGGGCGTTCTGTACGAAAGCTATATCCACCCGCTCACCATCCTGTCCACCTTGCCTTCGGCGGGCGTGGGCGCGCTGCTGGCGCTCATGATCTCGGGGCAGGACCTGGGGGTGATCGGCATTATCGGCATCATCCTCCTGATCGGCATCGTGAAGAAGAACGCGATCATGATGATCGACTTCGCCATCGAGGCCGAACGGGAAGAAGGCAAGCCACCGCGCGACGCCATCCACCAGGCCGCGCTGCTGCGTTTCCGGCCTATCCTCATGACGACGCTGGCTGCGCTGTTTGCCGCCGTGCCGCTGATGCTGGGCTGGGGCGAGGGGGCGGAGCTGCGCCGTCCTTTGGGCCTCGCCATCTTCGGTGGGCTGATCGTGAGCCAGATGCTCACGCTTTACACGACGCCGGTGATCTATCTCGGCTTTGACCGCCTGGGCCAGCGCTGGGGGCGCGGGCGGAACCGGGCGCGTTCGCCTGATGGAGCGGGGCCGTGA